TCCAGGAAGGTCTCCAACCTCTCCAACTTCCGGATTCCCGTCTTGATCCCTTCCGCCGTCCGCATCACTCCAACGTGTTCGGCCATGATCTTGCGGATCGCATCCTCGATTTGACGGTAGGGGTAACCTGAGGCGCGCCGGAGAGGGGCCATGAACCGCTCGATTTGTCCGCGGATTTCCCGCATGGAGGTATCCGCTTCCCGCTTGATCCCAAGGGCGAACTCCGCCGCCGATTTCCCCGCCTTGTAACCGCCCGTGACGGCCCCGTGCACGCAACGGTTGTGGTCGCACGCATCCCCGCAGGCATAGAGGCCCGGGACGGTTGCCGCCGAGTCCTTGTCGATCTTGACTCCGCTTCCCGTAAATTCCGTGGGACCTGCCTGCATCCCTTCTGAAACCGTGATCTCCACGGGCCTGGCTCTGAGGTCTTCTCCCCTCTGCTCGAAGTAGTCCGGGAGGGTATCTTTGTCATAACCCAGGGTAGCCCGGAGGTGCCGGAGATCCTTTTCATCAATGTGCCGGCAGTCGATGTAAAGGGGGCCCCGGCCGTTCCGGATCTCTTCGAGGGAATAAAAGACCACGTCGTAGCGAGGGGCCCGGTTTCCCATGGGATGATTTTTTTCCATGTAATACTCGCCCAGGCTGTTAAGGAATCGCCCCCCCATTCCCACCAGGGCGTTGAATCCCGGAGCGGCAAAGCCCTTTGGGAGCAAGGTCATTCGCATGTATTCCATGTTGGACAAGGCGGCCCCTGCCCTGAATGCCATGACCTGTCCGTCCCCCGTGTCAAAGGGGCACAGCCAGGTATTGAAGGGATTGAGCCTGGGATTTTCGTAAAGGCGGTTGGTGTTTCCCGTTGAGATAATGCTCGCCTTTGCTTGGATCACGTAGAAGTCGCCTGTCCGGATGTGGAAGCCGAGCCCCCCAACCACCGCGCCGTCCCGAGTGAGGAGGTCCACCATCATGACCTTGTCCAGAACCAGGCAACCGAGTTTCCTTACCGCCTTCCCGAGGCAGGGCTTGAGACGCTTTCCGTTGAAATTGATCCAGTAAGTCCCGGGTTGACCCATGGACCGGGTGCGATAAAAGGTCCCATCCGGTTGGGTGAGGGGATTGCCGATGCGGGCCATCCGCTCGATGGCGTCCGTAAGCTCCGAACAATACACGGAATCTATGATCTCGGGATGCCCCGTTCCCTTGCCCACCCTTTCCACATAATCCAGGAAGGCTTCCCGGGTGTCCCACTCGGGGTTGGTTCCCAGGTAAGCCAGGAAGTGGTCGACACCTCCACCAATATCGCCGCTCCGCTCGATCTTTCCCTTATCGGCGACAACCACGGACGCACCCTTTTCGGCCGCACCCATGGCGGCGTTGGTGCCGGCCAGTCCTCCCCCGATAACCAGGACGTCGGCTGAAAGTTCATGAATTTCCATCATGTTACTCCTTTCAGGGATACAATAAAAACCACGAGCTGAATGCCCGGAGAAATCTTTCTCCCTCCCGATCTCCTCATCTCTTTCCCGAAACTCCTCGGGAGAGGGAGGTTTTCAGCTGGTAGCCATGTGCATCAAGCGCAGGATGTTTTCCGAGAATATCTTTTCCTTGTCTTCCCGTGAAATGCCCAGTCCCTCTATGGAGGTGACGGCCTCGCGGATATCGCCGA
The sequence above is drawn from the Deltaproteobacteria bacterium genome and encodes:
- a CDS encoding FAD-binding protein, with protein sequence MMEIHELSADVLVIGGGLAGTNAAMGAAEKGASVVVADKGKIERSGDIGGGVDHFLAYLGTNPEWDTREAFLDYVERVGKGTGHPEIIDSVYCSELTDAIERMARIGNPLTQPDGTFYRTRSMGQPGTYWINFNGKRLKPCLGKAVRKLGCLVLDKVMMVDLLTRDGAVVGGLGFHIRTGDFYVIQAKASIISTGNTNRLYENPRLNPFNTWLCPFDTGDGQVMAFRAGAALSNMEYMRMTLLPKGFAAPGFNALVGMGGRFLNSLGEYYMEKNHPMGNRAPRYDVVFYSLEEIRNGRGPLYIDCRHIDEKDLRHLRATLGYDKDTLPDYFEQRGEDLRARPVEITVSEGMQAGPTEFTGSGVKIDKDSAATVPGLYACGDACDHNRCVHGAVTGGYKAGKSAAEFALGIKREADTSMREIRGQIERFMAPLRRASGYPYRQIEDAIRKIMAEHVGVMRTAEGIKTGIRKLERLETFL